In the genome of Hydractinia symbiolongicarpus strain clone_291-10 chromosome 5, HSymV2.1, whole genome shotgun sequence, one region contains:
- the LOC130644410 gene encoding probable alpha-ketoglutarate-dependent hypophosphite dioxygenase: MQRHSIKLFLRRFTLSQRRSLKYLTSNQVDQYNNDGYVVANSLLNKEEITEARKALEQLIDRSRSTARSDEIYELQDDHNSEHPKVERIKFPSEQHPVFKKLLNHPKLLNAVEDLIGPSFRYMPQDKLNVKPAGHGGAIRWHQDWAFFPHTNDSVLTASVLLYDSIRENGCLQVIPKSHKGPIISHFHDGKFVSTITETNFQTEDSVYLEAPAGSVTLHHVRIIHGSARNTSTLPRSVVCFIYNAMDAWPLLGVAGSDFKNTGPVDFDMFDKTRLRGEKCITPRLEKVPVHLPVPFDYPSTVFDMQFEVEEPQA; encoded by the exons ATGCAGAGACATTCGATTAaattgtttctaagaagattTACGCTTTCTCAAAGAAGAAGTTTGAAATATTTAACAAGTAATCAAGTGGACCAG TACAATAATGACGGTTACGTGGTTGCGAACTCCTTGCTTAATAAGGAAGAAATCACCGAAGCGAGGAAGGCGCTGGAACAACTAATAGATAG ATCAAGAAGCACGGCGAGGTCTGACGAGATATATGAACTACAAGATGATCACAACAGTGAACATCCAAAAGTTGAAAGAATAAAGTTTCCGTCCGAACAAcatcctgtttttaaaaaactgctaaaTCATCCTAAGTTACTCAACGCTGTAGAAGATTTG atCGGACCGTCCTTTCGTTACATGCCACAGGATAAACTGAATGTAAAACCAGCTGGTCATGGAGGCGCCATTCGATGGCATCAAGACTGGGCGTTTTTTCCACATACAAACGACAGTGTACTAACAGCTAGTGTATTGCTTTATGACTCCATCAGAGAAAATG GTTGTTTACAAGTAATACCCAAGTCTCATAAAGGACCTATCATATCACATTTCCACGATGGAAAATTTGTATCAACTATCACTGAAACGAACTTTCAAACAGAAGATTCAGTTTACCTGGAAGCGCCAGCAGGAAGTGTCACTCTACATCACGTACGAATTATCCACGGCTCAGCGAGAAATACATCAACTTTGCCCAGAAGCGTggtttgttttatatataacgCTATGGATGCATGGCCGCTATTAGGTGTAGCTGGttcagattttaaaaacacGGGTCCCGTTGATTTCGATATGTTTGATAAAACTCGATTACGAGGGGAGAAGTGCATAACACCAAGATTAGAAAAGGTGCCGGTACACTTACCTGTTCCGTTTGATTACCCGTCGACAGTGTTCGATATGCAGTTCGAAGTGGAGGAGCCTCAAGCATGA